DNA sequence from the Oncorhynchus keta strain PuntledgeMale-10-30-2019 chromosome 1, Oket_V2, whole genome shotgun sequence genome:
AATTTTCTATTTGAGAtacattttaaatggacaaatcTGAGtctctgtaacggcgttcgtttgtcgaaagagagtcggaccgaaatgcagcgtggtggttactcatgtctttaatgaaacaaatgacgatacatgaaataacttaataaatacaaaaacaacaaaacggaacgtgaaacctaattacagcctatctggtgaacactacacagagacaggatcaatcacccacgaaatacacagtgaacccctggctacctaaatatggttcccaatcagagacaacgagaatcacctgactctgattgagaaccgcctcaggcagccaaacctatgctacacccctactcagccgcaatcccaatacctacaaaacccccaatacgaaacacaacatataaacccatgtcacaccctggcctgaccaaatatataacgaaaacacaaatcactatgaccaaggcgtgacagtctcCGTGGAATAGCCCAATATACAATATTCTTTCGTGCATGAGACAGTCGTAATCAGTCGTTCCAATCCATCTGCATTAACCTCTCATTCTTGTCTACTCAATGTGAAAAATATTGAAAGAGCTCAATGAGCCTAGCTCAGTCCTATTATTGTTCATAATACATTAGGTCTATACATTATGCCTAAACATTTGTAATTGATGGCCCTTCCTCCAGTGAAGGTTTAAAGTGGTGGGCTGGTGGAGCTGACTAAACACCAGGACTCTACTACTGTGACCTCTATTGTCTCCCAACTCTATAATTTATCACACACATGAGAAAATGCATATTAATTCACAGCAATCCATTAGGCCAATGGAAGCTGGCTCTATAAATCAAACCAAAGGGCTCTCTAATTGACTCACACACAAAGGAAAGCTGTTTATGACAGAgacgggaggggaggagaaggtgaaagagagagcgagagaagaagagggggcaCCATTACATCactggaagaagaagaagaggaagaagaggaagagcagAGGAAGGCGATGCAAGAAGGATCTATATGAAAAGGCAGAGAATTCTGAGAGAAGCATGTAGTGTAGCAAAGCAGAGTGGAGCgcaagcagagagcagagagagagccgagaaagcagagcagagagagagcggagaaagcagagcggagagagagcggagaaagcagagcagagagtgagcggagaaagcagagcagagagcagagagtgagtggagaaagcagagcagagagcgAGCGGAGAAAGCAGAGcggagagagagcggagaaagcagagcggagagagagcggagaaagcagagcagagagcagagagcgagcggagaaagcagagcagagagtgagcggagaaagcagagcagagagcagagagcgagtGGAGAAAGCGGAGCAGAGAGCGAGCggagaaagcagagcagagagcagagagagagcggagaaagcagagcagagcagagagcagagagcgagtggagaaagcagagcagagagcgagtggagaaagcagagcagagagcagagagtgagtggagaaagcagagcagagagcagaaaGTGAGCggagaaagcagagcagagagcagagagtgagcagagaaagcagagcagagagtgagcagagaaaccagagcagagagtgagcagagaaagcagagcagagagtgagcggagaaagcagagcagagagcagagagtgagcagagaaagcagagcagagagcagagagcagagagcgagcggagaaagcagagcagagagtgagcggagaaagcagagcagagagtgagcggagaaagcagagcagagagcagagagcgagcggagaaagcagagcagagagtgagcggagaaagcagagcagagagcagagagtgagcagagaaagcagagcagagagtgagcggagaaagcagagcagagagcagagagtgagtggagaaagcagagcagagagcgaacggagaaagcagagcagagagcagagagagagcggagaaagcagagcagagagtgagcggagaaagcagagcagagagtgagcggagaaagcagagcagagagcagagagcgagcGGAGAAAGCAGAGCAGAGGGTGAGCGGAGAAcgagcagagagcagagcagagagcagagagtgagcagagaaaagcagagcagagagtgagcagagaaaccagagcagagagtgagcagagaaagcagagcagagagtgagcggagaaagcagagcagagagcagagagtgagcagagaaagcagagcagagagcagagagcagagagcgagcggagaagagcagagcagagagagagtgagcggagaaagcagagcagagagtgagcggagaaagcagagcagagagcagagagagagtgagcggagaaagcagagcagagagtgagtggagaaagcagagcagagagtgagcagagaaagcagagcagagagtgagcggagaaagcagagcagagagcagagagcgagcggagaaagcagagcagagagtgagcggagaaagcagagcagagagcagagagtgagcagagaaagcagagcagagagtgagcggagaaagcagagcagagagtgagcggagaaagcagagcagagagagagcggagaaagcagagcagagagcagagagcgagtGGAGAAAGCAGAGCAGAGGGTGAGCGGAGAAcgagcagagagcagagcagagagtgagTGGAGAAAGCAGAGAAGAGAGTGAGCggagaaagcagagcagagagcagagagcgagtggagaaagcagagcagagagtgagcggagaaagcagagcagagagcagagagcgagcggagaaagcagagcagagagcgagtggagaaagcagagcagagagcagagagcgagcggagaaagcagagcagagagcgagtggagaaagcagagcagagagtgagcggagaaagcagagcagagagcagagagcgagtGGAGAAAGCAGAGCAGAGGGTGAGCggagaaagcagagcagagagcgAGCGGAGAacgagcagagcagagcagagagcagagagcgagcggagaaagcagagcagagagtgagcGGAGAACTGTTTTTCTCAGCAGAGCAGATCCCTCTCTGTATTCggagaaagcagagcagagagcagagagtgagtgGAGATcccagagcagagagcagagagcgaacggagaaagcagagcagagagcagagagagagagcggagaaagcagagcagagagtgagcagagaaaGTCCCTGTTACATCCCTCTGTCCTGTCATCCCTCTATATTCTTCATTCTCCATCCCCtgagcagagagtgagcagatTCTCCATCCCCTGTTAATCTCAGAGCAGAGAGCACTGAGTGATCCccctgttaatctctctctgcagatcccctgttaatctctctctcagaGCAGAGTCCTGTCAGCggagaaagcagagcagagagcagagtgagcagagaAAGCAGAGCAGATCCCTTGAGCGGAGATTCTCCATCCCCCTgttagagagcagagcagagccctGAGTGTCctgtcatccctctctgtttttctctcattTCCATCCCCTGTTAATCTCTCTTTCGGAGAAAGCAGAGCAGTCCTGTCATCCCTCTCTGATTCTCAGAGAGTGAGTGGAGAAAGCCCAGAGAGTCCTGTCATCCAGAGCAGATTCTCCATCCCCCTGTTAATCATTCTCCAGCCCTCCCTGTCCTAatcagagcagagagcagagttttTCTCAGTGAGTGTCctgtcatccctctctgtttttctcatTCTCCATCCCCTGTTAATCAGTTAATCCCTGAGCGGAGAAAGCAGAGCAGAGTCCAGATCCCTCTGTTTTTCTCTCATTCTCAGAGCAGAGGGTCATCCCGGAGTTAATCCCCTGTTAATctcagagcagagagcagagcagagagtgtTAATGGAGAAAGCAGATCAGAGTTTTTCTCAGAGAGCggagaaagcagagcagagagtgAGTAGAGAAAGCAGATCCCTCAGTGGAGAGCgagaaaatctctctctctctttacagctcAGCCTCTGACCTGTTAATCCTTTGTTTTGTGACTGATGACATGGTGTGTCCTGTCATGCCTTAGTTATTTTCATTCTCCATCCCCTGTTAATCTTCTCCTACAGCCCTCCCTGTCCTGTCATCCCTCTCTGGTCCCCCTGTAGCAGAAGGTCCTGTCATCCTCTCTGGGAATTCTCCCCCCTGTTAGGACCCTTAGCGGGCTGGCTAATTAGCTAAAAGAGGCCTCTTTCTATGcttcctttctctcctttatcttgctctgtttctctcattctccatccccctgttaatctctctctctctacagccctccctgtcctgtcatccctctctgtttttctcattctccatccccctgttaatctctctctctctacagccctccctgtcctgtcatccctctctgtttttctcattctccatccccctgttaatctctctctctctatagccctCCCTGTCCTGTCATCCCTCTCTATATTCTTCATTCTCCATCCccctgttaatctctctctctctatagccctCCCTGTCCTGTCATCCCTCTCTATATTCTTCATTCTCCATCCccctgttaatctctctctctctacagccctccctgtcctgtcatccctctctgtttttctcattctccatccccctgttaatctctctctctctttacagccctccctgtcctgtcatccctctctgtttctcatgctcattctccatccccctgttaatctctctctctctacagccctCCCTGTCCTGTCATCCCTCTATGTTTCTCATGCTCATTCTCCATCCccctgttaatctctctctctctacagccctCCCTGTCCTGTCATCCCTCTATGTTTCTCATGCTCATTCTCCATCCccctgttaatctctctctctctatagccctccctgtcctgtcatccctctctgtttttctcattctccatccccctgttaatctctctctctctacagccctCCCTGTCCTGTCATCCCTCTCTATGTTTCCTCTATGTTTCTCATGCTCATTCTCCATCCccctgttaatctctctctctctacagccctccctgtcctgtcatccctctctgtttttctcattctccatccccctgttaatctctctctctctacagccctCCCTGTCCTGTCATCCCTCTATGTTTCTCATGCTCATTCTCCATCCccctgttaatctctctctctctatcagccctccctgtcctgtcatccctctctgtttttctcattctccatccccctgttaatctctctctctctacagccctccctgtcctgtcatccctctctgtttttctcattctccatccccctgttaatctctctctctctacagccctccctgtcctgtcatccctctctgtttttctcattctccatccccctgttaatctctctctctacagccctccctgtcctgtcatccctctctgtttttctcattctccatccccctgttaatctctctctctctatagccctccctgtcctgtcatccctctctgtttttctcattctccatccccctgttaatctctctctctctctacagccctCCCTGTCCTGTCATCCCTCTCTATATTCTTCATTCTCCATCCccctgttaatctctctctctctacagccctCCCTGTCCTGACATCCCTCTCTCAATCTATCTATGTGGCAGTAATTGCATTTCCTTTTCTAATAATTAGAGTAACTCAAACCTAATATGATTGCTACAAATGCCTGTTAACCTTAACAGATTACAGTTCACTAATGCtgtgaacacagacacaccaatTCCCCATGTGGTTAAAAGCTTTCATTTAAGTCACATCATCTGTTAAAAACgtgtttactctctctctctctctctctctctctctctctctctctctctctctctctctctctctctctctctctctgtctctgtctttgtctgtctctctctctctctgtctctgtctctctctctctcaattcaattcaattcaattcaagggctttattggcatgggaaacatgtgttaacattgccaaagcaagtaatattaagtgaggtagacaacatacaaagtgaatatataaagtgaaaaacaacaaaaatgaacagtaaacattacacatacaacagtttatacaatatatatatatatatatacacaatgtacaaatagttaaaggacacaagataaaataaataagcataaatatgggttgtatttacaatggtctctctctgtctctgtctctgtctctgtctctctctctctctctctctctctctctctctctctctctctctctctctctctctctctctctctctctctctctctctctctctctctctctctctcgcaattcaattcaaattgctttattggcatgacgtaaccaTACAATAggcaataacaacaacaatggcatagaggacatgtgcaggttggttTGTCTGTCAGACTCACTCTCtagcactctctctgtctctctctctgtctctctctctgctcctccacatCCGTCTAACATGCTCCCCCGCTCACTTCTCACCTGAGGAAATGTTAAGTATGGGCCCAGGACCCACTAACTCTATCATACCTCACAGTGATGGTCAGAGACCAGGGAGGAGTACAATGGGCAAccacatccctcctctccttccttcctttcctgcctccctccttctctccctctcttcctctttccttttTTTGTCTCGCCCCCTGAAAGAGCAATTATCTTCCTTCATCTGATCAGGCAAAGCGCCCCATCGTACCATTATGGACAGTGACTCACTCTGACTTGCGAAAGGTTAATGTGTTGGATGATTGTAAAATTGTTTGGCTATATCAAGGCACTGAGAAAGGGATAACTCAACTGTAAAATTTGATCAGCTTTGAAGCTGTGGATTTCTGGCTCATTGCCTCccaccccttctcctccctccacctttcTCTACCCCCCTCTATCATTCTAATCTTCCTCTCTTTCATTCCCCCTTTCTATCTCTTTCTTCCTGCCCCCTTAGtcattgtctgtctctccctctctctcccgctttcaCTCTTTCGCCACTTATccttctctccctgcctgtctttTAACCATGGGTTCAGAGGTGAAGGGGCTAATCTCATCCACGTGGCATCTAGAAGTGCTTTCTGGGAACTGGCCTGCCTCCTCCCATATCCCGGAGCACGATTTACTATGCATCTACCCATCCATATGGAGCAACATTACTTCACTTTACAGTTCAAAGGCACCGTCTCTCACTCACACCTGGTTATTGTTAAGCATGGTAACGCAAAAGAGACCCTCATGTCACCTTGTATCAGATAATGACCCCTCAGAACAGCTTTGAACATTGTTATAGTAGGGGTTTTAGTGCTGTTTTTCTGTATCTGTCTTGTCCTCTTTAAAATACTGAACAGCATACTATGTTTAAAACCTGCATTCGTGAAACAGTTTGGATAATGGCTTTTGATTGGTGGCTCTGTAGGGGTAGCTATCACCTGGGAGTCActaacagcaccctattccctatatagtacagaGGGAgatctggtcaaaaatagtggaCTGTTGTCTGAGTGGAGTTacagagaccagggagggaggcaggagaccCCAGAGAGTAATTACCTATAGTGCACCGCACCACCGAGCACAGCAGAGCCCAGCAGAGCACTGCAGAGCACATCAGAACACATCAGAGCACCACCgagcacagcagagcacagtagagcaccaccgagcacagtagagcacagcagagcacCACCGAGCACAGTAGAGCATAGCAGATGACCACCgagcacagcagagcacagcAGAGCACCACCGAGCACAGTAGAGCATAGCAGATGACCACCGAGCACAGCAGAGCATAGCAGATGACCACCGAGCACAGTAGAGCATAGCAGATGACCACCGAGCACAGTAGAGCATAGCAGATGACCACCGAGCACAGTAGAGCATAGCAGATGACCACCGAGCACAGTAGAGCATAGCAGATGACCACCGAGCACAGCAGAGCATAGCAGATGACCACCGAGCACAGCAGAGCATAGCAGATGACCACCGAGCACAGTAGAGCATAGCAGATGACCACCGAGCACAGTAGAGCATAGCAGATGACCACCGAGCACAGCAGAGCATAGCAGATGACCACCGAGCACAGTAGAGCATAGCAGATGACCACCGAGCACAGTAGAGCATAGCAGATGACCACCGAGCACAGTAGAGCATAGCAGATGACCACCGAGCACAGTAGAGCATAGCAGATGACCACCGAGCACAGTAGAGCATAGCAGATGACCACCgagcacagcagagcacagtagAGCATAGCAGATGACCACCgagcacagcagagcacagtagAGCATAGCAGATGACCACCgagcacagtagagcacagtagagcatAGCAGATGACCACCGAGCACAGTAGAGTGTAACAGaacaactttacgtccgtcccctcgcccatacccgggcgcgaaccaggaaccctctgcacacatcaacaacagtcaccctcgaagcatcgttacccatcgctccacaaaagccgcggcccttgcagagcaaggggaactactacttcaaggtctcagagcaagtgacgtaaccgattgaaacgctatttagcgcacaccgctaactaagctagccgtttcacatccgttacactcacccccttttgaccttcctccttttccgcagcaaccagtaatccgggtcaacagcatcaatgtaacagaataactttacgtccgtcccctcgcccatacccgggcgctaaccaggaaccctctgcacacatcaacaacagtcaccctcgaagcatcgttacccatcgctccacaaaagccacggccttctgcacacatcaacaacagtcacccacgaagcatcgttacccatcgctccacaaaagccgcggcccttgcagagcaaggggaactactacttcaaggtctcagagcaagtgacgtaaccgattgaaacgctatttagcgcacaccgctaactaagctagccgtttcacatccgttacaagaGCACCACCGAACACAGCAGAGCACCACTGAGCACTGCAGAGCACAGCAGAGCACCACCGAACACAGCAGAGCACCACTGAGCACGACAGAGCACAGCAGAGCACCACCGAGCACAGCATAGCACAGCAGATGACCACCGAGCACAGCAGAGCACCACCGAACACAGCAGAGCACCACTGAGCACGGCAGAGCACCACTGAGCACAGCAGAACACCGCAGAAAACAGCAGAGCACAGCGGAGCACGGCACAGCAGAGCACCACCGAGCACAGCAGAGCACCACCGAGCACAGCAGAGCACCACTGAGCACAGCAGAGCACCACCGAGCACAGCAGAGCACCACCGAGCACAGCAGAGCACCACCGAGCACAGCAGAGCACCACCGAGCACAGCAGAGCACCACCGAGCACAGCAGAGCACCACCGAGCACAGCAGAGCACCACTGAGCACAGCAGAACACCGCAGAAAACAGCAGAGCACAGCGGAGCACGGCACGGCAGAGCAccacatggcacacacacacacacgcacacgcacacgcacacgcacacacgcacacacacacacacagacagacagatacacgcACACGCATGTcttactatacttgtgaggacGTTTTAGGGACCAAAAATTGATTCCAATTCAaaagtctaaccctaaccctaaccctaaccctaaccctaacccctaaccctaacctaaccctaaccctaaccctaaccctaaccctaaacctaacccctaagccttaaccctaaacctaacccctaagccttacccctaaccctaaccctaacccctaagccttagccctaaacctaacccctaagtcttacccctaaccctaaccctaaacctaacccctaagcattacccctaaacataacccctaaacctaacccccaagccttacccctaaacctaacctcaaAGCCTtaacgctaaccctaaccctaaacctaacccctaagccgtacccctaaccctaaacctaacccctaaacaaacccctaaacataacccctaagccttaaccctaaccctaaacctaacacctAAGCCTTACCTCTAAAcataacccctaaacctaacccctaagccttacccctaaacctaacctcaaagtcttaaccctaaccctacccctaacccaaacctaacccctaaacaaacccctaaacctaacaccTAAgccttacccctaaccctaaccccaaccctaaccctaacccctaaacctaaacctaagccttacccctaaacctaacctcaaagccttaaccctaaccctaacccctaaccctaaccctaaccctaacccctaagccttacccctaaccctaaacctaaacctaaccctaaacctaacctcaaagccttaaccctaaccctaacctaaccctaaccctaaccctaacctaacccctaaccctaaccctaaccctacctaaccctaaccctaaccctaaccctaacctaacctaacccctaaccctaacctaaccctaaccctaacccctaaccctaaccctaaccctaacccctaaccctaaccctaacccctaaccctaaccctaaccctaaccctaacctaacctgtaCTATTCTtgtaactaagctagccgtttcacatccgttacaagaGCACCACCGAACACAGCAGAGCACCACTGAGCACGACAGAGCACAGCAGAGCACCACCGAGCACAGCATAGCACAGCAGATGACCACCGAGCACAGCAGAGCACCACCGAACACAGCAGAGCACCACTGAGCACGGCAGAGCACAGCAGAGCACCACCgagcacagcagagcacagcAGATGACCACCGAGCACAGCAGAGCACCACTGAACACAGCAGAGCACCACTGAGCACGGCAGAGCACCACTGAGCACAGCAGAACACCGCAGAAAACAGCAGAGCACAGCGGAGCACGGCACAGCAGAGCACCACCGAGCACAGCAGAGCACCACCGAGCACAGCAGAGCACCACTGAGCACAGCAGAGCACCACCGAGCACAGCAGAGCACCACCGAGCACAGCAGAGCACCACCGAGCACAGCAGAGCACCACCGAGCACAGCAGAGCACCACCGAGCACAGCAGAGCACCACCGAGCACAGCAGAGCACCACTGAGCACAGCAGAACACCGCAGAAAACAGCAGAGCACAGCGGAGCACGGCACGGCAGAGCAccacatggcacacacacacacacacgcacacgcacacacacacacgcacacgcacacacacacacacacacacagacagacagatacacgcACACGCATGTcttactatacttgtgaggacGTTTTAGGGACCAAAAATTGATTCCAATTCAaaagtctaaccctaaccctaaccctaacccctaacccctaacctaaccctaaccctaaccctaaccctaaccctaaacctaacccctaagccttaaccctaaacctaacccctaaaccttacccctaaccctaaccctaaccctaacccctaagccttacccctaaacctaacccctaagtcttacccctaaccctaaccctaaacctaacccctaagccttacccctaaacataaccctaaacctaacccccaagccttacccctaaacctaacctcaaAGCCTTaacgctaaccctaacctaaacctaacccctaagccgtacccctaaccctaaacctaacccctaaacaaacccctaaacataacccctaagccttaaccctaaccctaaacctaacacctAAGCCTTACCTCTAAAcataacccctaaacctaacccctaagccttacccctaaacctaacttcaaagtcttaaccctaaccctacccctaacccaaacctaacccctaaacaaACCCCTAAACCTAAAACCAAAgccttacccctaaccctaaccctaaccctaacccactaaacctaaacctaacctcaaagccttaaccctaaccctaaccccaacctaaccctaacccctaacccctttacccctaaccctaaccctaaacctaacccctaagccttaaccctaaacctaacccctaagccttacccctaaccctaaacctaaacctaaccctaaacctaacccctaagccttacccctaaacctaacctcaaagccttaaccctaaccctatccctaccttaaccctaaccctaaccctaaccctaacccctaagccttacacctaaccctaaacctaaacctaacctcaaagccttaaccctaaccccaacctaaccctaacccctaacccctttacccctaaccctaaccctaaacctaacccctaagccttaaccctaaccctaaccctaaccctaaccctaacccgctaaccctaaccctaacccctaaacctaaacctaaccctaaacctaacccctaaacctaaccctaaccctaaacctaacacctAAGCCTTACCCCTAAAcataacccctaaacctaacccccaaGCCTTACCCCTAAATCTAACCTCaaagccttaaccctaaccctaaccctaaacctaactcctaagcCGTACTCCTAACCCTAGACCTAACCCCTAAACAAACCCCTAAACATAACCCCtaagccttaaccctaaccctaaacctaacacctAAGCCTTACCACTAAAcataacccctaaacctaacccctaagccttacccctaaacctaacctcaaagtcttaaccctaaccctacccctaacccaaacctaacccctaaacaaacccctaaacctaacaccTAAgccttacccctaaccctaaccccaaccctaaccctaacccctaaacctaaacctaagccttacccctaaacctaacctcaaagccttaaccctaaccctaaccctaacccctaagccttacccctaaccctaaacctaaacctaaccctaaacctaacccctaagccttacccctaaacctaacctcaacgccttaaccctaaccctaacctaaccctaacccctaaccctaacctaacccctaaccctaaccctaaccc
Encoded proteins:
- the LOC127931365 gene encoding keratin-associated protein 10-8-like, producing the protein MYNPFHRGDKDGREVQESLTENHLKLTSLVLCCARWCSAVLGGALLCSVVLCCARWCSAVLGGALLCSVVLCCAQWCSAVLGGALLCSVVLCCAVLRCALLFSAVFCCAQWCSAVLSGALLCSVVLCCARWSSAVLCCARWCSAVLCRAQWCSAVFGGALLCSVVICCAMLCSVVLCCALSCSVVLCCVRWCSLVLCCARWCSAVLGGALLCSVVLCCARWCSAVLGGALLCSVVLCCAQWCSAVLGGALLCSVVLCCAVLRCALLFSAVFCCAQWCSAVLSGALLCSVVLCCARWSSAVLCCARWCSAVLCRAQWCSAVFGGALLCSAVLSGALLCSVVLL